One window of the Populus nigra chromosome 4, ddPopNigr1.1, whole genome shotgun sequence genome contains the following:
- the LOC133692233 gene encoding uncharacterized protein LOC133692233 has protein sequence MAVAFTNLSWWLWSGKHQEPRISNGSSLNARPDSDLWESSDTLKFPLVQTNVASSSRRVKRKWHSREERKIDREYDVVLVPSDGGCVSGSESDDSDYSIGWLEPHGPEFQSDDDTDNSFAVLVPCYGRVQDNAFEDKKNNLFGAIVNIPDESKKYMEQWLSSVQNI, from the exons atggCTGTGGCATTTACCAATCTTTCATGGTGGTTATGGAGTGGAAAGCATCAGGAACCCAGAATTTCAAATGGGTCTTCTTTAAACGCAAGACCTGACTCAGATTTGTGGGAATCGTCGGATACTCTGAAATTTCCTTTGGTTCAGACTAATGTGGCATCCTCCTCTAGAAGGGTTAAGAGAAAATGGCACAGCCGGGAAGAGCGGAAAATTGATAGGGAATATGATGTTGTTCTTGTGCCATCTGATGGTGGCTGTGTTTCAGGGTCAGAGTCTGATGATTCGGATTATTCCATTGGGTGGTTAGAGCCTCATGGACCTGAATTTCAGAGTGATGATGATACGGACAACAGTTTTGCTGTGCTGGTCCCATGTTATGGCCGTGTTCAAGATAATGCCTTTGAGGATAAAAAGAACAATCTGTTTGGTGCTATTGTTAACATTCCAGATG AGAGCAAGAAATACATGGAACAGTGGCTTTCTTCCGTCCAGAACATCTGA
- the LOC133692232 gene encoding protein NETWORKED 2A — MLQRAASNAYSWWWASHIRTKHSKWLEENLQDMEEKVNNMLQIIENSGDTFAQRAEMYYRRRPELINHVEDSYRAYRALAERFDHLSKELQSANRTIATVFPEQVQFAMDDDDFEESDPTIFVSDDPNEAHKVSKANIPKVPSMPKKDFRSQTMLLSRKGQQLNRTASSAKANVPPSSGLSREEAAEKTDKLQKEILALQTEKEFVQSVSERCQAKCGGIENQITEMQVTISGLQDEFGISNVIDDNEARTLMAATALKSCKDTLVKLQEKRELSAEEAKVENRRIKEVQQKYVALKGEFLSDQSDLLEPADEQEAESEDIDPNDTNLLREKIKGELEADLKSSHTVMQLAERIDELVEKVVNLETAVSSQDALVNRLKSDSDELQTHIKTLEEDKATLMENSEKMSNKLRELEEELRRVKCLNENIKDQNKNLLTRLTEASCAIDHLSVKLQTVKPDKEVEKEESIQESGAAVDVKAGRGVEEQEEHLASFNDAFVSKAMEMEKEGRKDDVPAVNSSIKAEESGPNQKLTAITDDHVPTNDQRDLHEEENDLAARLEELGIDEEDQPNWRQLLASGLDDREKLLLEEYTLVLRNYTEVRKKLGDVEKKNRDGFFELALQIRELKNALAVRDEEIQSLREMSSHQQNLNENNDGDSTKYKYSHAEGSPDLMTQAASFLDSNLSSPSSPPRPVFDSEHEHHVEARGRIGELAVSGGNRRYSAKEVSNVIKMKRANSPHVPSAVEEKIRSDIDGLLEENLEFWLRFSTTLHQIRKFQTSVHDLKVELSKVRDKTRRDGNDKSQYIISETRPIFTHLREIQTELTLWLENNSVMIDEMHARHASLCNIQDELLRVSNPSSKEEEAELSEYQAAKFQGEILNMKQESNKVADELQTGLDRVRGLKVEVERLLTKLDEELGISASKNRSSSHKARIPLRSFLFGVKLKKLKGQKQSIFSCASPALQKQYSMFEDGKPPQHH, encoded by the exons ATGCTGCAGAGAGCAGCAAGCAATGCATATTCATGGTGGTGGGCAAGCCACATCAGGACAAAACATTCAAAATGGCTGGAAGAAAACCTCCAAG ATATGGAGGAAAAGGTTAATAACATGCTCCAAATCATTGAAAATTCGGGGGACACCTTCGCTCAAAGAGCTGAGATGTACTACAGAAGGAGGCCAGAACTTATAAACCATGTGGAAGACTCTTACCGGGCATATCGAGCATTGGCAGAGAGATTCGATCATCTGTCAAAAGAGCTGCAAAGTGCCAACCGCACCATTGCCACTGTCTTCCCAGAACAAGTTCAGTTTGCCatggatgatgatgattttgaagAAAGTGATCCCACAATATTCGTATCTGATGATCCCAACGAAGCACACAAGGTCTCCAAAGCAAATATTCCAAAGGTACCCAGCATGCCAAAGAAAGATTTCAGAAGCCAAACAATGTTATTGTCCAGAAAGGGGCAGCAGCTAAATAGAACTGCTAGCTCTGCTAAAGCCAATGTGCCTCCAAGTTCAGGCCTTAGCCGAGAAGAGGCTGCAGAGAAAACTGATAAGCTTCAGAAAGAAATTCTGGCACTACAAACGGAGAAGGAGTTTGTACAAAGCGTATCTGAACGATGTCAAGCTAAGTGCGGGGGAATTGAAAATCAGATAACTGAAATGCAAGTGACAATCAGCGGTTTACAAGATGAGTTTGGTATCAGCAATGTTATTGATGATAATGAAGCCCGAACTTTGATGGCTGCCACTGCTCTAAAATCATGTAAGGATACTTTGGTTAAGTTGCAAGAGAAACGGGAGCTATCAGCTGAAGAGGCTAAAGTAGAGAACCGAAGGATTAAGGAAGTCCAGCAGAAGTACGTAGCCCTTAAAGGTGAGTTTCTTTCTGACCAATCAGATCTGCTGGAGCCTGCTGATGAACAGGAGGCTGAATCAGAAGATATAGATCCAAATGATACGAATTTGTTGCGAGAGAAGATTAAAGGTGAGCTGGAAGCAGATTTAAAATCATCCCACACTGTGATGCAACTGGCCGAGAGAATTGATGAACTAGTTGAGAAGGTTGTGAATTTGGAAACTGCAGTCTCTTCTCAAGATGCTCTGGTAAACAGACTAAAATCTGATTCAGATGAGCTCCAGACACACATCAAGACTTTAGAAGAGGATAAGGCGACTCTGATGGAAAATTCAGAGAAAATGAGCAACAAGCTAAGAGAGTTGGAAGAGGAGTTGCGTAGAGTGAAATGCCTCAACGAAAACATCAAAgatcaaaacaaaaaccttCTAACACGTTTAACTGAAGCAAGTTGTGCCATTGATCATTTGTCAGTAAAGTTACAAACAGTGAAACCAGACAAGGAAGTTGAGAAAGAAGAATCAATCCAAGAATCAGGAGCTGCTGTTGATGTCAAAGCAGGCAGGGGGGTcgaagaacaagaagaacatCTGGCTTCTTTCAATGATGCATTTGTATCGAAGGCCAtggaaatggaaaaggaagggAGGAAAGATGATGTTCCTGCTGTCAATAGTTCTATCAAAGCAGAGGAATCTGGACCAAACCAAAAGCTCACTGCCATAACTGATGATCATGTCCCAACAAATGATCAGAGAGATTTGCATGAGGAAGAAAATGATCTTGCTGCTCGGCTAGAGGAACTGGGAATAGATGAAGAGGATCAACCCAACTGGAGGCAGTTGTTGGCGAGTGGGTTAGATGACAGGGAAAAGCTTCTGCTGGAAGAGTATACTTTGGTCCTCCGGAATTATACTGAAGTAAGAAAGAAGCTCGGTGACGTTGAGAAGAAAAATCGGGACGGTTTCTTTGAATTGGCATTGCAGATTAGGGAATTAAAGAATGCTCTTGCCGTAAGGGATGAAGAGATCCAATCTTTGCGTGAAATGAGCTCTCACCAACAAAATctcaatgaaaataatgatgGTGATTCGACAAAATATAAGTACTCACATGCAGAAGGTTCTCCCGACCTTATGACACAAGCAGCTAGCTTCCTGGATTCAAATCTTTCATCTCCAAGTTCACCTCCGCGGCCAGTTTTTGACTCAGAGCACGAACATCATGTAGAAGCCAGAGGAAGAATTGGTGAATTAGCTGTATCTGGAGGTAATAGAAGGTACTCTGCGAAAGAGGTTAGCAATGTGATCAAGATGAAACGTGCAAATTCACCCCATGTTCCTTCAGCTGTAGAAGAAAAGATCCGTTCAGATATTGATGGACTGCTGGAGGAAAATCTGGAGTTCTGGTTGAGGTTTAGCACCACGTTGCATCAGATACGAAAGTTTCAAACTTCAGTCCATGACTTAAAGGTGGAGCTATCAAAAGTAAGAGATAAAACAAGGCGAGATGGAAATGATAAGAGTCAATATATCATCTCAGAGACTCGGCCAATATTCACACATTTGAGAGAAATACAAACTGAACTAACATTATGGCTGGAGAACAATTCGGTAATGATAGATGAAATGCATGCTAGACATGCATCTTTATGCAATATTCAAGATGAGCTGTTGAGAGTTTCCAATCCAAGTTCCAAAGAAGAAGAGGCTGAGCTAAGTGAATATCAAGCAGCTAAGTTTCAAGGTGAGATTCTCAACATGAAACAGGAAAGCAACAAGGTTGCAGATGAGCTGCAAACCGGTCTGGATCGTGTGAGAGGACTCAAGGTTGAAGTTGAAAGGCTACTCACAAAACTGGACGAGGAGCTCGGGATTTCAGCATCTAAAAATAGGAGTTCATCACACAAAGCTAGAATCCCCTTGCGCTCTTTCTTGTTTGGTGTCAAGTTAAAGAAACTCAAGGGACAAAAGCAGTCAATCTTCTCATGCGCAAGCCCTGCACTGCAGAAACAATATAGTATGTTCGAGGATGGAAAACCCCCACAACACCACTGA